A DNA window from Xyrauchen texanus isolate HMW12.3.18 chromosome 6, RBS_HiC_50CHRs, whole genome shotgun sequence contains the following coding sequences:
- the LOC127645571 gene encoding vacuolar protein sorting-associated protein 4B isoform X2 translates to MAANNNNNNLQKAIDLASKASQEDKAENYEEALRLYQHAVQYFLHVVKYEAQGEKAKQSIRAKCAEYLDRAEKLKEYLKKKEKAPSKPVKESQSNDKGNESDEGEDPEKKKFQNQLSGAIVMEKPNIKWDDVAGLEGAKEALKEAVILPIKFPHLFTGKRTPWRGILLFGPPGTGKSYLAKAVATEANNSTFFSISSSDLVSKWLGESEKLVKNLFTLAREHKPSIIFIDEIDSLCGSRSENESEAARRIKTEFLVQMQGVGNDNEGILVLGATNIPWTLDSAIRRRFEKRIYIPLPEDHARGFMFKLNLGSTPNSLTESDFITLGKKTNGYSGADISVIVRDALMQPVRKVQSATHFKRVRGPSRNDPNIISDDLLTPCSPGDPQAIEMTWMDVPGEKLLEPVVSMPDMLRSLANTKPTVNEQDLEKLKKFTEDFGQEG, encoded by the exons ATGgctgccaacaacaacaacaacaacttacag AAAGCTATAGATCTAGCTAGTAAGGCATCTCAGGAGGATAAGGCCGAAAACTATGAAGAGGCCTTGCGTCTGTACCAGCATGCTGTTCAGTACTTTTTGCATGTTGTGAAAT ATGAAGCACAGGGTGAAAAAGCCAAACAAAGCATCCGAGCCAAATGTGCTGAGTATTTGGATCGGGCTGAGAAACTGAAAGAGTATTTGAAGAAGAAAGAGAAAGCACCATCGAAGCCAGTGAAGGAGTCGCAGTCCAATGATAAAGG AAATGAGAGTGATGAAGGAGAAGAccctgagaaaaaaaaatttcagaatcAGCTGTCAG GAGCCATTGTCATGGAGAAGCCGAACATTAAATGGGATGATGTAGCCGGGTTAGAAGGGGCCAAAGAGGCCCTGAAAgaagctgtcattctgccaatTAAGTTTCCACATCTCTTTACAG GTAAAAGGACTCCGTGGAGGGGCATTCTTCTCTTCGGGCCTCCCGGCACTGGCAAATCATACCTGGCCAAAGCGGTAGCAACAGAAGCCAACAATTCCACCTTTTTCTCCATTTCCTCCTCAGACCTGGTATCAAAGTGGCTTGGAGAGAGTGAAAA GCTGGTTAAGAACTTGTTCACTTTGGCTCGAGAACACAAGCCCTCTATTATCTTCATTGATGAGATTGATTCACTGTGTGGCTCCAGAAGTGAGAATGAAAGTGAAGCGGCTCGTCGAATCAAGACAGAGTTTCTGGTCCAGATGCAAG GTGTTGGTAATGACAATGAAGGGATCCTGGTGTTGGGAGCCACTAACATCCCGTGGACATTGGATTCTGCCATCAGAAGACG ATTTGAGAAACGTATCTACATCCCCCTGCCGGAGGACCACGCCCGTGGGTTCATGTTTAAGCTAAATCTGGGCAGCACACCAAACAGTCTCACAGAATCAGACTTCATCACTCTGGGAAAGAAGACCAACGGTTATTCCGGTGCTGACATCAGCGTTATTGTCAGAGACGCTCTTATGCAGCCTGTCAGGAAGGTCCAGTCTGCCACTCACTTCAAAAGG GTACGAGGACCATCAAGGAATGACCCAAATATTATTTCCGACGACCTCCTTACCCCCTGTTCTCCGGGCGACCCACAGGCCATAGAGATGACATGGATGGACGTACCTGGAGAGAAGCTTTTGGAACCAGTTGTTTCCATG CCGGACATGCTCAGGTCCCTCGCCAACACGAAGCCCACCGT
- the LOC127645571 gene encoding vacuolar protein sorting-associated protein 4B isoform X1, producing the protein MEPTNLQKAIAVANKASQEDQAGNYEEAIKSYQHAVKYFLHIIKREPQGKEGNQKIRDTCKQYLDRAEELQDYLDKKEKAIDLASKASQEDKAENYEEALRLYQHAVQYFLHVVKYEAQGEKAKQSIRAKCAEYLDRAEKLKEYLKKKEKAPSKPVKESQSNDKGNESDEGEDPEKKKFQNQLSGAIVMEKPNIKWDDVAGLEGAKEALKEAVILPIKFPHLFTGKRTPWRGILLFGPPGTGKSYLAKAVATEANNSTFFSISSSDLVSKWLGESEKLVKNLFTLAREHKPSIIFIDEIDSLCGSRSENESEAARRIKTEFLVQMQGVGNDNEGILVLGATNIPWTLDSAIRRRFEKRIYIPLPEDHARGFMFKLNLGSTPNSLTESDFITLGKKTNGYSGADISVIVRDALMQPVRKVQSATHFKRVRGPSRNDPNIISDDLLTPCSPGDPQAIEMTWMDVPGEKLLEPVVSMPDMLRSLANTKPTVNEQDLEKLKKFTEDFGQEG; encoded by the exons ATGGAGCCTACTAATTTACAG AAAGCTATAGCTGTAGCTAACAAAGCTTCACAGGAGGATCAGGCTGGAAATTATGAGGAGGCTATTAAATcttatcaacatgcagtgaaatatTTTCTACATATAATAAAAC GTGAACCACAGGGTAAAGAGGGCAATCAGAAGATCAGAGATACGTGTAAGCAGTATCTTGACAGAGCAGAAGAGCTCCAAGACTACCTTGATAAAAAAGag AAAGCTATAGATCTAGCTAGTAAGGCATCTCAGGAGGATAAGGCCGAAAACTATGAAGAGGCCTTGCGTCTGTACCAGCATGCTGTTCAGTACTTTTTGCATGTTGTGAAAT ATGAAGCACAGGGTGAAAAAGCCAAACAAAGCATCCGAGCCAAATGTGCTGAGTATTTGGATCGGGCTGAGAAACTGAAAGAGTATTTGAAGAAGAAAGAGAAAGCACCATCGAAGCCAGTGAAGGAGTCGCAGTCCAATGATAAAGG AAATGAGAGTGATGAAGGAGAAGAccctgagaaaaaaaaatttcagaatcAGCTGTCAG GAGCCATTGTCATGGAGAAGCCGAACATTAAATGGGATGATGTAGCCGGGTTAGAAGGGGCCAAAGAGGCCCTGAAAgaagctgtcattctgccaatTAAGTTTCCACATCTCTTTACAG GTAAAAGGACTCCGTGGAGGGGCATTCTTCTCTTCGGGCCTCCCGGCACTGGCAAATCATACCTGGCCAAAGCGGTAGCAACAGAAGCCAACAATTCCACCTTTTTCTCCATTTCCTCCTCAGACCTGGTATCAAAGTGGCTTGGAGAGAGTGAAAA GCTGGTTAAGAACTTGTTCACTTTGGCTCGAGAACACAAGCCCTCTATTATCTTCATTGATGAGATTGATTCACTGTGTGGCTCCAGAAGTGAGAATGAAAGTGAAGCGGCTCGTCGAATCAAGACAGAGTTTCTGGTCCAGATGCAAG GTGTTGGTAATGACAATGAAGGGATCCTGGTGTTGGGAGCCACTAACATCCCGTGGACATTGGATTCTGCCATCAGAAGACG ATTTGAGAAACGTATCTACATCCCCCTGCCGGAGGACCACGCCCGTGGGTTCATGTTTAAGCTAAATCTGGGCAGCACACCAAACAGTCTCACAGAATCAGACTTCATCACTCTGGGAAAGAAGACCAACGGTTATTCCGGTGCTGACATCAGCGTTATTGTCAGAGACGCTCTTATGCAGCCTGTCAGGAAGGTCCAGTCTGCCACTCACTTCAAAAGG GTACGAGGACCATCAAGGAATGACCCAAATATTATTTCCGACGACCTCCTTACCCCCTGTTCTCCGGGCGACCCACAGGCCATAGAGATGACATGGATGGACGTACCTGGAGAGAAGCTTTTGGAACCAGTTGTTTCCATG CCGGACATGCTCAGGTCCCTCGCCAACACGAAGCCCACCGT